The Urbifossiella limnaea nucleotide sequence GAGAGCCTGGACGAGGGAGTGCGCTTCGGGTGGTAGAATCATGGCGGCCGTCCGCGGGCGAGGGCCAGGAGAGCTTCAGCAACCCTCATGGTAACTCGCCGCGGGCGGCCGCGCAGAATCGGCACCAGTCGAGCTAAGCGCCCACATGTCGTGCGCGTGCTCGGCTGGCCGCTCCGACAGCGCCAGCACGTCCGGCGTCAACTCGACGGCCGAGGTGTCGAGTGGCCGCGGGGTGTACGTCAATCGCCGGCCGTGGGTCGGAGGAACGGACTGAGCGGGGGCAACCGGCCGTGCAAGTCGGCGGGGACCGGCTGGCCGAGGAGCCCGTGCGCCTGGGTAACGCGGCGGAGCTGGCCGCCCATGCTCTGCGGGTGGTGCGGCTGGGCGTCCGGGTGGCTGGCGGCGACGTGGTAGTGGGCGACAGCGTCGTCCCACCGGCCGAGGATCGCCGCCGCCTCGCCGCGCGTCGCCAGGTGCCAGATGTGGTCGTCGGCCTGCCGCCGCGCCCGCGCCAGGTCCGGGGCGAGGAGCGCCTCGGCGCGCTGCCGGGCCTCGGCCGCGAGCGCCTCCGACGCGGGGAGCCGCCCCCGCGCCAGCGCCAGGGCGGCGCGGACGAACACCAGGAACGCGACGTTCACCGCCGGGTACCCCGACCCGGGTGGCTCGCACGCCCGGCGGTACCGGCCGGCGGCCGTCGCGTACTGCTCGTCGGCCAGCTCGAACGCGAGGTTGCGGCCCGGGTCGCCGGCCGGCCGCGACAGCCCGTCGTCCAGGTGAATGTGCCCGCGGTCCTTCGGCAGCCGGGCCCACAGGCAGTACGTGTCTTCGTCGAGCCGGCCGCCGAACCGCCGGTCCACGTCCGCCAGTAGGTCCTCGGCGTCGGCGGGTCGGCCGCGGCGGATGAGGTTGAAAGCCCGCTCGAACCACAGGTGCAGCGCCGTCGGGTAGCGGTCGGGGGCGGTGATCGCGGCCAGCAGATCCCCGGCCGCGTCGAGGTCGGCGGGGTCGGAGCCCCGGTTCCACTGCCGGGCCACCCTGAGGAGGTGATGGTGGCTCGGGTACCGCCGCCCCAGCAGCTCGACGACGCGGTCGGTCATGCGACGCCTCCCGGCCGCGTCCGCTCGTACTGGACGGCCGCCACCCCGGCCGACACCAACGCCGCGGCCCGCTCCCGCGGTGTCTGGTTTTCGAACCCGACGGTCGTCAGCCCGTAGCACGTCAGGAGGTAGTCATACTCCTTCAGCCACTCGTGGACGCGGTTCGGGCGCAGGCCGAGGTGCGTCGCGGCGTGGCGGCGGATGGCCAGGACGACGGCCGCCAGCCGGTCCCACCCGATCCGCGTCGCGTCCGACGAGACCGCGTCGATCCACACGCCGGACTCGTGCGCGTCGCGGGTGGCGGCGGCCAGCCGGGTCTCGAAGGCCTCGACGACGGCGGCGAACTCGGCGAGGGTGCCGGTCGGGTGGAGCGCGGCGGCGGCACGGACCTTCAGCTCGGTCTCCAGCTTGACGAAGTCCCACCCGACGAGGTTGTCGCACGACGCGTGTTCGTAGTCGAACAGCGCGGGCGAGCCGGCCTGGTTGTCTTCCACGCCGACGAGCACGTTCCGCCCGTGCAGGTCGCCGTGGGCGCGGCCTCGGAGGGTGCGCGGCAGAATCTGGTCCGGCGACTCTCCGTCGGCGACCTCGGCCTCCAGGAACTTGGCGTAATCAACCGGGTCGAGGTACCGATCGCATTCGGGCGGGAACGCGGCCCCGACCTGCTGTCGAACCTCAACCGCGTCGGCCGCCGACTCCCACCGGGCGAGTGCGTCGCTGAGCCGCCGCCGCGGGCCGCCTCGGAGCGGGTTCAGCGCCACGCCGGCGGCGTCCGGGTCGGCCGGTCGCGTCGCCGTATAGAGCACCCGGCCGAGCTGCGCGAATAACTGGTCGAGCGACTGGAGGACTGAGCGCAGGTCGGGCGAGCCGAGCCGCACCGCCCGCAGCACGGCGACCTCCAGCGTGATGACTTCGTCCACGCCGATGTGCGGCCCCGCGTCCTGGTACGCGAGCGCGGCGAGCTGCGTCGGCGTGTTCGCGTGGAAGCGGGGTTCGAGCGCCATGAACACGGCGTCGGCACGGAACCCGACCGGCCGGCACGCCGCCCACGCCCCGAGTTCCTGGGCCAGCCGATCGTGCGCGGCGAGCTTCACGATGTAGGTGCCCGGCTCGCGGTCGTCGCGCACGTCCACCCGGAGGATGACCTCGCCGGGCCGCGGGCGGAACCCGGCGTACACGTCGAGCGCCAGCACGGCCGTCGCATTCGGGAAGGCGGCGGCGATGCGGCCGTCGTAGTCGGCGAGGGTGTGGGCGAGGCCGGCGGCTGAGCCCTCGGCGCGGATCAGGTGGTCCTGAAGCCGGCGCTCGGCGCGGTGGGTCCACACGACAGTCGGCACGGTCGAACCTCGGAAGTCGCGGGGCCGGTCGGGGATGACCCCGGCGAGCCGGAAGACGGTTTCCACCTGGGCCGAGACGGGCCGGCCATCGGCCGCCGCCCCGCGGAGGATTTCCGGCAGCGTCAGCCACCGGTTCGCCGGGTCGGCGGCGACCGCCGCCGCGGCCCGCGTGGTTAGCAACTCGGTGTCGTACAGCTCGACGCGGTAGAGTGTCTCGACCCCGGCCGAGCCGGACTGCGCCCGGTACTCGCAGGTCGGGGCCACCGGCGCGGCGGCGACGCGGAAGTCGGTTCCGGCGGCGAGGCCGAGTTCCTCCTCGACCTCGCGGACGCAACATTCGCGGATCGATTCGCCGCCCTCGACGTGCCCGCCGACGAGCGCCAGTCGCTGCCAGGTGTCGCTCCACTGCGCCAGGTACTCGGCAGGTCGGCCGCGGCGGATGAGGGCGAGGCCGGCAACAGAAGTTCGCACGTGCGCCCTCGTTCACATGCCGACGGCGCGGCGGACGTCAGCCAGCGACATCACCGCGAGGACGTGGCGGGCCGTCTCCGAGACGGGCTCGTGGTCGGTGAACTCGGCGGGCGTGAGCCACACCGCGACGTGCCCCGGGAGCGGCCGCGGCTCGGCCCCGACGCGGCTGGCGAACAGGTGATAGCGGTAGCGTTTCCACTCACCGTCGCGGCCGCTCTGCTGGTACGGCGGCACCTCCGCGTGGAGCTTCACCAGCGCCGCCGCGTCGACCGGCCGGCCGAACACCTCGGCGGCCGCCCGCGCCGCGGCCCGCGCCGGGCTCTCGGCGGTCGGGGCCGCCCCTGGCGACGCCGGCGGGAGGACGGCGACCTTGCTCATCGGCAGGGTAAAGCTCCCCCAGTCTGGATTGAAGTCGGCTAGCAGCCGCTCCCCGCGGGGGTCAGCGATGAGGACGACGGCGACGTCTACGACCGGGAACGGCTCGGCCACGGGGCACCTCCAACGGGTTGGTGTCGGTCTCGGTCGATGATACCCGCGCCGCTGGCCGATCGAAGCTGAAAACACGATGATTGCCCCGCCGGCAGCGTAATCCCAACTGTCGGGCAAGAACCGGAGTCGGCCCGTGGCGGCGACGAAGAATGTGCTCAGCCCCGAGCTGTGCCGCACGTTCGTGGCCCTAGTCCGTCACGAAGGGTCGGTCACGGCCGCGGCGCGGGAGCTCGGGTTGAACGAGGCGAGCGTGTCGAAGCGTCTGCGCCCGCTGGCCCGCGGCTGCCCACCCGCGGTGCCGCGGCCGTGGCTGGCGAAACGCGGCAAGCGGTTCGTGACGACCGACGAGGGGCGGCGGATGCTCACCGCCGCGACCGAGGCCGCCGCCGGGTGGGACCGGTTTGCGGCCCTCGCCGCCGCCGACCGCGAGCCGGCGGTGACCGTCGCGTGCGGCCACGAGGCGGCGGGCGGGATCGTGCTCGCCGCCGCCGCCCGGTTCCGCCGCGAACACCCGGCGGCTGCAGTGCGCGTGGTCGTCGCGCGCGGCCGCGCCCGGGTCGAGGGCGTGGCCGTGGGCCGGTTCGACCTGGCGCTCGTGACCGACACCCCCGCCGCCGTGCGCGAGGTCGCCCGCCGGCCGGTATTGGTCGAGGCGCTGGCGGAAGACGAACTCGTCGCCGCGTGCGCGATCCGCTCCGACTGGGCCGCCGCTTTCGCCGACGCCGCGCGACCCGTCACCGCCGTCGAAGCGGTCGGCTGGACGCTCGTGCTTCCTGAGGGCGACTCGGCCGTGCGCCGCCGTTGGGACGAACTCGTCCGCCGCCGCGTCCCGACGGCGGCGCCTCGTGTGGCGGTGGAGGCCGGCGGGTGGCGCGTCCTGGCCGGGTACGTCGCCGCGGGCTTCGGCGTCGGGCTCCTCCCCCGGTCGGTCGCAGCCGGGCTCGGGGTGAGGGTGAGGGTGAGGGCGTTGGCGGCCGACCTGCGGCCGTCGAACCGGGTGTACGTCGTGCGGCTGGCGGACGCCGGCGAGCGGGCGGAACTCATCGACGCCTTCCGGGCGGCACTGGGGGGCGCGGCGGGGCCGGACTGACGGTGCCCGTTGGTTGACGTATCGCAGCGTGTCAGGCAACGAGGCGGAAACTCGCGTCAGCCGGCCGGCGGGTCGTGTACGATCAGTGGCGTGCGTCTCTCCCCGCACTCCCGGGAGTGAACCCGTGCCCGACTCACCCGCGCCCGACGACGCCCTCCTGCCGGCCGACGATCTCCCGCCCGAGCCGGCGCTGTCGGACGAGGACCGCGCCGCCGCCCTGCTGCTGGAAGGCGAGGTGCCGAGTCCCCCGCGCCCCGCCCCGGAGGCGGAACCGGAGCCGGAGGCCGACACCGGGGTGCCAGCCGAGGCGATGTTCCCCATCATCCGGGTCCGGGAGATCGGCGGCCGGTATCGCGCGCTGCGGCTCGACGCCGACGGGGTGACCCTCACCGCGGCCGAGGCCCCGCCGGCCGAGCCGGACGACGACCCGGCCGGTCGGCGGCCGACCGTCACCTTCCGCGCGGGGTGGGACGAGATCGCCGCCGCCGAGGTCACGCCCGAGGCCTCGGGCCAGGCCCGCGTCCGGTTCCGCCGAGGGGCGCAGGAACACGACTCGACCGTCCCGGTCGCCCAGTGCCGTAACGTCCTCCTCGCCCTGGCCGGGAAGCTGCCCGACCGGTCCCGCTCGACGGTGGTCCCGCCCGACGAACAGCCGGCCCCGCCGAAGCCGCCCCGACGGGGGCGGGCCGGGCGGAAGCCCTACCGGTCCCGGGTGCTCGGGGCGGTGCTGAAACTCATAGGGCTGTGCGTCCTCGGCGGGATGTTCGCCTTCGTGATGAGTGATGCGTGGGACCGGCTCTGGGCGAGCAGCAAGTTCCTGTGCTTCTTCCTCCCCCCCTTCGCATACGGGGTCGGGGCAGTCCTCATCTACCGAGGGTATCAACTCGGCGCCCGCACGTTCGACCCGGGCAAGCACCCCGACGACCGGCCCCCGATCCTCTACCTGCGCGGGTTCGACACCGACGGCCGGCGGACGCTCCAGCCGGAAACCTTTCTCGCCCGGGTCCACGGGGTGAAGCCGGTGTGGCGGCACAAGGAGAACCGCAAGGGGTGGTGGAATCGAGACATGACCGAACTGGTGAAGGACCTCACCCAGTCGGGCTACCTCCATCCCCTCCGGCTTCTGCGGATGCTGCTGAACGCCGGGGCCGACACCGTGGCGGAAGTGTTCGCCATCGGGTTCCGGCGGCTCGGCCCGCTTGTGGCGATCGGGCGCCCCGGCGACGCCCTGGCCACCCCCGGGCCGGACCAGATGTACGTCCCGGACGAGAAGTGGCAGCAGGTGGTTCTCGACTACCTCGGCCGCAGCCAGGCGGTCATCCTGATGCCGTCGAATAGCCCCGGCGTGCAGTGGGAGATCGACCAGGTGTTCGCCCGGGTGCCGCGGCACCGGGTGCTGCTGGACATGCGCGAATTCCGGGGCGACCCGAACGGCTACGAGCAGTTCCGCGCCCGGGTCGCCGGCCGCGGCGTCCGCCTGCCGGAAATCATCCCAGTCTGGGATCGGCACGGGTTCGTCTACTTCGAGCCGGACGGCACGCCCCGGGTACAGGCGTTATGCCTGAAGTCGCCGGTGCTGTGGCCGCTGACCGGGAACGCGGTCGATACGCGGCGGACGTTCGGCAGCTACATCCAGGGCTTGGCCGGGGGCGACCGGCCCCCCCCGGCCCGGCCGCGCGCGTACCCCGGGCACACGGCCGCTTCCCTCGTCGTCACGACCGTGATGGCCCTTTTCCCGCTCGCCGTCCTGAACGCCAACACGGTCTACGCCGACATGGCCTGGCGGTACGCAAGCGCCGGCGTCAGCGGGACACCGCTCGCGCGGGTGGTGCCCGAAGACGACCCGACCGGGCCGGCGGCCCGTGCGTACACAGGGACGCGAATGCCGTACGAGTTCCGCCTCGGCCCCGCCTGGGTTCCGAAGACGACCTCCGCCGGTACGAACGCCGTCGAGTACCTGTTCAGCTACTGGGACGGTCTGGCCGAAATCGCCATCAACGTAGTCGAGACACCGTTCCCCAACGACGCGGCGGTGGTGAGCTACTACCGGACGGTGGTCGAGGAGACCGCGCGGCGGCAGCGCCCTGGAATGAACGCAGTCGTGACGCACACGGACCCGATCACGGTACGGGAGAATGGGGCGGTATGGCTCGCAGTCGAGTTCACCATCACGGGCGGTGGGGGGACGGGGTACAACCACGTGCGGGCTTGGCGGACCCCGCACGCCACCCTGTTCGCTGAAGTCGCCGTACCGTCCGGCGGGACGTACAAGACGTTCGCCGACCGGTTCTTCTCGACCCTACGGGTGACCGGCCCGGCTCCAACCCCGGTCGTCATCCCGCCACCCACCCTGCCGCCAACCCCGATCGGGAATCCGCCGGCGTGGGAGCCGAAGCTTGTCGTAAACCCGCCGCCGCCCACGCCCGTCGCGTCCGACCCGGTGGCCGAGGTGCTCGCCGCCGCCAACGCCGGCCGGCCGGCCAAGTACGACGGCAAGGCGATGGGGTACACCCTCACCCTACCCGGCGTGTGGCGGGCCGAGCCCATTCCCGCGGCGGTGGAGCAGAACGTCCGCCGGGCGGCCGGCGACGCCAAGGTGCAGGTCCATGCCCTCGACCATCATTTCCTCCTGCGAGACAGTTCATTCGGCGCGCTCGGTACGGAGGTCATCGAAGGCGAGTTCGATCACGCCGACCTGCCGGGCGTGGTCGCAGAACAGGAGCGAATCCAGCGCGAACTCCTCCGAGCCGCGGTCGGGGTCACGGGTCCCGCGCTGGAACTCCGGGTCGTCGGCAGTCGCACCTTCACCGCCGGCAGCCGCGATTGGAGCGAGTACGAATTCCGCGTGACCGCACCCGGGCGGAACGAAGGATTCACCCTGCTCAACCGGATCACGACGTACCGCGGGAAGACTCTGATCGTGACCGGCCGCGTGCAGCACTTCGACCCGCGGGTCCGCCGGCTCGTCGTCGAGGCGCTGGACGCGGTCACGATCACCCGCACCCCGCCGCCCGGGGCCGACCTGCCGTGGGCGGGGAAGACCGTCATCCCGACCCGCTTCGACGTCCTCGCCCGGCCGCGGCCCCCGATTCCCGGGAAGGCCGCCGAGCCGCTTCGAGACGGCTCGTACACCGTTCTCGCCGACGACGGCGGCCGGCTGAAGGTCCGCGACGGCGGCCGCGACGTGTGGTTCGACAAGGACGACGCCGTGCCCCTCGAACACGCCGTCGGGTACTTCACCGACCGCCTCGCCGCCGACCCGAAGTCCGCGCCCGCCCGGTTCGGCCGGGCCGTCGCCCGCGACCTCCGCGGCGAACCCGAGGCCGCCATCGACGACTACGGCGGGGTGATCGAGCTCGACCCGAACAACGCCGGCGCCTACGGCAACCGCGGCGACCTGCGGCGGCGGCTCAGGCGGTTCGCCCCCGCGGCCGAGGACTACACCGCCGCCATCCGCCTCGCCCCGACCGACGCCGCCAACCACGACTTCCGAGGCCTCTGCTACCTCGAGCTGCGCGACTACCCGAAGGCCGCCGCCGACTACACCGAAGCCATCCGGCTCGGCCGGCGGTTGCCGCACGTCGTCAACAACCGCGGCCTCGCCCGGGAGCAACTCGGCGACCTGCCGGCCGCGGCCGCGGACCTCGCCGAAGCCGTCCGCCTCGACCCCGGGTTCGTCAACGCCTGGCGGTCCCTCGGGCGGGTCAACGCCGCCCGCGGGTTGGCCGCCGACGCGGTCGCCAACTACTCCGAAGCCATCCGCCTCGACGCCGGTCATGCCGACACCTTCTACCGCCGGTCCGCCCTCCACCGCGGCCGCCGCGACTTCGGCCTCGCCGCCGCCGACCTGTCCGCCGCCCTCCGCATCGCCCCGGACCTCGCCCCCGCCCTCCGCGACAAGGCCTGGCTCCTCGCCACCTGCCCCGACCCCGCCGTCCGCGACGGCAAGGCCGCCGTCGCCGCCGCCCTCAAACTCGTCGGCGCCGGCAAGCGGCCGGGCGACCTCGCCGTCCTCGCCGCGGCGCACGCCGAGGCCGCCGACTTCCCCGCCGCCGTCCGCGCCCAGCGGCAGGCGCTCGCCGACCGGGAGTACGCCGCCGCTGCCGGCAAAGCGGGCGCCGATCGCCTCGCCTTGTACGAAGACGGGAAGGCGTACCGCGAGCCGTGAGCCGCACCGGAGGCGACCCGTGCCCACCCCCGACGACCTGGCGCCCGGCCCAGGGCCGGTCCTCGATCAGTTCGCCGCCGCCCACCCGGACCGCCACCCGGCCGCGTGGGACGCCGACCCGCACGGGCCGCGGCTGTACCGGGCGTTCGCGGCGCGGCTCATCGCCCGTGGCCACCCCGCCCAGGGGCTCAGCCTGGCCCGCCGCGGGGTCGCGGCCTACCCCGGTGACGCCGAGCTCCGCTACCTCGTCGCCCTCGGGTTCGCTCGCGGCGGGAATGCCGGGTCGGCCGAGCACGCCCTCGGGCCGCTGCTGCGCGAGCGCCTCGCCGGCCCGACCGGCCTCGACCGCCTGACCGCCGACGTGATCGCCCTTCGCGGCCGGCTCCTGAAGGACCGCTTCCGCCGCGAACCCGACGCGGCGGCGCGCGCGGCGCTGGCGGCCGGTAGCGCCGACTGGTATGAGACCGCCGCCGCCCACGCCCCCGACGCGACCTACCCGCTGGTGAACGCCGCGACCATGCGCCTCCTCGCCGGCGACGCCGCCGGGGCGCGCCGCCACGCCGACGCCGTGCTGGCCGCCGTCCGCCCCGCCGCCGACGACTACTGGGCGCACGCGACGGCCGGCGAGGCGGAACTGGTTGCCGGCCGCCCGGAGCCGGCTGCGTCGCACTTCGAGACCGCCGTCGGCCGGATGCTCGCCGCCGAGGACTACGGCTCGCTGGCGGCGCTGATCGGCAACCTGCGGCTGCTCGCGGCGGCCGGCGTCGGCGGCGACCTCGCCTGGGTTCACGCCCGGCTCGGCAACGTCGTCGTCTACTCCGGCCACCGCATTGACCCGCCCGGCGCCCCGGCCCGCTTCCCGGACGACCCCGCGCTCGTCGAGCGCGTCCGTGCGGCGGTCCGCGCGGCGCTCGACGCGGCGAACGCGCGGTTCGCGTTCGGGTCGCTCGCCGGCGGGGCCGACGTGCTGTTCGCGGAAGAACTCCTCGCCCGCGGGGCCGACCTGCAGGTCGTGCTGCCGTGCGCCGCCGACGACTTCCGCCGCACGAGCGTGGACTACGGGCGGCCCGAGCTGCGGCACTGGGCCGACCGCGCGGCCGCGGTCCTCGGCCGGCTGCGGCCGGACCAGGTCCACCACGCGACGGAGGAGCCGTACCTCGGGTCCGACCAGCTGTTCGCGTACACGAACGAGGTGATTCAGGGGATGGCCGTCGTCCGGGCGGCGCAGTTCGGGTTCCCGCCCGAGGCGGTCGTGCTCCTCGACCCGGCCGCGCCGGCGGCGCCCGGCGGGGCGCGGCACTTCCGCGAGCAGTGGACGGCGGCCGGGCGGCCGTGCCGGACGATCGACCTGGCGGCGGTCCGCGGGTACGCGGCGGCGGCGGCGCACCCGGGCTGGTCGGCCGGCGGGTGGGAGCCGCCGGCGGCCACGCTGCCCCGACCGATCCGGGCGATGCTGTTCGCCGACGTGGCCGCCTTCAGCCGGATGCGCGAGGAGTTCGCGCCGGCGTTCTTCACCCGGTTCTCGGACCTGCTGGCCGGCGCGCTGGCGACCGCCGGCCCGGCGGCGCTGATGGCCAACACGTGGGGCGACGGGTTCTTCGCCGTGTTCCCGGGGGCGGTGGAGGCGGCGGAGTTCGCGACCGGCCTCCTCGCCCGGTTCGAGGCGGCGGCGGCCGACTGGCAGGCGGTCGGCTTCCCGGACCCGAACCCGCTGCGGGTCGGGCTGCACGTCGGGCCGGTGTTCGAGCGGGCGGACGACCCGGTGTTGAAGGGCCGGAACGTGTTCGGCCGGCACGTCAACCGCGCCGCCCGGATCGAGCCGGTGACCACGCCGGGGTGTGCGTACGCGAGCGAGCAGTGCGCGGCCCAGCTGGCGGTCCACGCCCCGGGCCGGTTCGACTGCGACTTCGTCGGCGTCGAGCAGCTGCCGAAGGGCGGCGGCCCGCTGCCGCTGTTCCGGGTGGCCCCCGCGGCCGGGCGCGTTGCGGGCGGGCCGGCTGGCGGGTAGGGTGGGACGCAGATCGGGAGACGAGTGATGGGCGCCAGGGCGGTCTTCGTGAGCGGCACGTCCGCCGACCTCGGGTCGTACCGGGCCGAGGTCGTCCGCGTGCTGCTGCAGCGCGGCTGCCATCCGGTCGAGCAGGACCACTTCGCCCTCACCAGCCAGACGATCCTGGAGAAGCTGGAGGCGAAGGTCGCGGCGTGCGACGCGGTCGTCTGCCTGGTCGGGATCGCCTACGGCGCGGAGCCGTCGCCGCCCCCGTCGGGGCAGCCGCGCCGGTCGTTCACCCAGTGGGAGTACCACTTCGCCCGGGCGCACCGGAAGCCGGTGTACATCCTCCTCGCCGCCGCGAACACGGAGTTCGACGAGAGGCCGAAGGAGTCGCAGGGCGCCCGCGACCTTCAGCGCCGCCACCGGGCCGAGCTGGAGCGGCTGAACCAGGACACCGCGACGTTCTCCGACCGCGCCGAACTGGCGCAGCACGTCGCCCTGCTCGAATTCCCGCCGCCGCGGTCGCGCGGTCGCAGGGCGGTCGCGGCGGCCGGCGTGCTCGCCGTCGCCGTCGTCGTCGGGCTGGTGGCGTGGGCACCCTGGCGGGCGCCGGCCGGCGCCGTCGCTGCCGCGCGGCCGCCGGTGCGCGACCGGTACGACCCCGGGCTGGCGCCTGAGGCGGTGGCGTCGGAGTCGGCCGCGTACGACCGGCTCGCCGAACTCGTCGCCGGGCACCTCGCCGCGACCGGGGCCGACGGACTCCGCTGCGATGGATTCGCCGACTTCACCGGTGAGCGGTCGCACCAGGGGCCCGGCATCGAGTTCCAACTCACACCCCGCCTCCTGGCACGCGGGGTCCGCGTCCGCGACGCTGACCGCGGTCCGGTCCTCGCCGGCGCCTACACCGTCGCCGCGATCGACAGCCCGACGCTGAAGGGGAAGAAGTTCTTGGGGCCCATCATCCAGGCGTCGGTGTACCCCGCCGGCGCGGACGCGCCGTCGTTCCGGGTGGCCGTCGGGGTGCCCGAGCCGCTGGCCGCCGCCCGGTTCCGCGGGACGGTAGTGGGCGACGTCGGGGCCGGGTCGTCGCTCTACGCCCGGCAGGCCCAGGTCGAGAAGGCCGCCACCCCGGTGCTCGACCTCGGCGGCGCCCGCGCCGGGGGCGCGAGCCCGTTCGCCCTCGCCCTCGTCCGCCGCGGCAGCGCCACCCCGTTCCCGCTCCGGCTGACGGACGGCCGGGCGTGGGCCACGATGGCTAAGGGGGACGAGTTCGCCATCCGCCTCACGAACCGCGCCGCATACGACGCTGCGGTCGAGGTCACCGTGGACGGCGAGAACGTGGTCGACGGCAGTGACCCCAAACTCCGGTGCGTGCGGGTGCCGGCCGGCGGGGAGCGGGACGTGGAGGGGTGGTACACCCACGGCGACGGTGGGGCCGGGACGAACAAGGCGTTCGTCGTCACCGAGTTCGAGCGGTCGGTCGCGGGCGAGCGCAAGCAGACGGAAGGGGTTGGGGTCGTCTCGGCCTACTTCCACGCGGCCTGGGAGGGCGCCCCGCCGGCCGACGAGCGCGGCACCGAGGCCCGGAGCGTGCCCACCTACGGGATCGGCCGCGGGGAGGCGACGGCCGTAGTCGCGCAGGTGCGTGAGATGCAGGTCGGCCGGCGGCGGGCGTCGCTGCACGTCCGCTACGCGGTGGACGAGTAGGCGGCTCGGCGGAACAACGGGAGGCTCGTCATGCCCAGGGCCGTTCTGGTGACCGCGGCGGTGGTCCTCGTCGCCGCTGCCGGAGGGCTGTACCTCGCCCTCCGCCCCATCGGTGGGCCCGGCGACGCGCCCGCGCCCGAACCCGCGCCGGTCGCGGTGGTCGCACCCGCCGCGCGACCCGACCCCGCGCCGGCCCGCCGGCCGATGACCATCGAGCTCGTCGGCCAGGCCTCGACACCGGCAAACGTGCCCGGGGCGGCTCCGCGCCCTGCGGCCCCGCCCCGCATGCTGACGGTCGGCGCGCGGGTCACCGCCGTCGCCTTCCACCCGACGCAGCCGACCGAACTCGCCGTGTCCACCACGACCGGGGAAGCGGTCGCCTGGAACCTCGCGACCGGCGGCCGCGGGCGGGTGCTGTCGAAACACGCGGGGCAGGCGACGGCCGTGGCCTACAGTCCGAAGGGGGAAACCGTCCTGACGGCCGCCGGGGACCGGGTGAAGGCCGACCTGACGCCCGAGGAGATTCTCAAGGACGTGGGCGAGGACGACGCGCTGGAGCACGTCGAGACCGAGCGCGGCGTGATGATCCGCAACCCCGGACCGTCGGTCGGGCTGTCCGACATGCTCCGCGGCGACGGCAGGGGGGACTTCTCCGCCATCCTGTCCGAGCACGCCACCGGCAAGCAGTTGCGGCGCGTCGTAGGGCACGACGCCGGCGTGCTGGCCGCCGCGTACGCGGCCGACGGCAAGCGGTTCGCCACCGCCGCCGGGGACGGCAAGGTGGTGTTGTGGAACGCCCACACCGGACGGCCGGTCCGCGACCTCGTCGGGCACCGCGGCCCGGTCCTCGCGACCACCTTCACCCCCGACGGGCGCCGGCTCCTGACCGGCGGGATCGACCGCACCGCCGTCCTGTGGGACGTGGCCGAGGGGAAGCCGGCGGTCACCCTGGGCGGGCACGCGAACCGGGTCGCCGGCGTCGCCGTCAGCCCCGACGGCCTCCTCGCCGCGACCGGGTCGGTCGAGCAGCCGACGGCCGAGACGCCGGCCGGCCGAAAGGAGTCGCGGTACGGAAAGCAGCACGGTACGGCGACCCTGTGGGACCTGACGACCGGCGAGCGGGTGCGCGGGTTCGTCGGCCACGACCACCTGGTCGCCGCGCTCGCCTTCGGCCCCGACGGGCGCGTGCTGGTGACCGGGTCGTGGGACGGCACCGCGGCGGCGTGGGAGGTCCACACCGGGCGGCG carries:
- a CDS encoding DUF4062 domain-containing protein, which produces MGARAVFVSGTSADLGSYRAEVVRVLLQRGCHPVEQDHFALTSQTILEKLEAKVAACDAVVCLVGIAYGAEPSPPPSGQPRRSFTQWEYHFARAHRKPVYILLAAANTEFDERPKESQGARDLQRRHRAELERLNQDTATFSDRAELAQHVALLEFPPPRSRGRRAVAAAGVLAVAVVVGLVAWAPWRAPAGAVAAARPPVRDRYDPGLAPEAVASESAAYDRLAELVAGHLAATGADGLRCDGFADFTGERSHQGPGIEFQLTPRLLARGVRVRDADRGPVLAGAYTVAAIDSPTLKGKKFLGPIIQASVYPAGADAPSFRVAVGVPEPLAAARFRGTVVGDVGAGSSLYARQAQVEKAATPVLDLGGARAGGASPFALALVRRGSATPFPLRLTDGRAWATMAKGDEFAIRLTNRAAYDAAVEVTVDGENVVDGSDPKLRCVRVPAGGERDVEGWYTHGDGGAGTNKAFVVTEFERSVAGERKQTEGVGVVSAYFHAAWEGAPPADERGTEARSVPTYGIGRGEATAVVAQVREMQVGRRRASLHVRYAVDE